One Triticum dicoccoides isolate Atlit2015 ecotype Zavitan chromosome 4B, WEW_v2.0, whole genome shotgun sequence genomic window carries:
- the LOC119291725 gene encoding uncharacterized protein LOC119291725 isoform X3, translated as MLLTGPGTQHTSLAIYILMRAAVLASRCGIKSKRFGKICKPLTWSHGDVFLMCLSSAQILSAYILQQDSLPSSYKSFLKMHGGKDQSILQGLKEVVNHTAFSNLEAIEKYYKSVGVDIKLDPDMKVPCSIVHGNQSCAGHFISFLLQAYGRAVPVYIPVYLVPALVVHRQDLMKRPYTIMGKSLLGTTRSSLFLSMYCASAWAWTCFLFRTFEKCSTPLVVLGTFPAGLALFIEKKSRRTEISLYCLARAIESFFTCMTDAGLCPPILQIKRADVVVFSMATSIIMHCYAQEREVFRSKYLNVLDWVFGVPLPSEDDESKHHSSTSSDGIKKGIFTIG; from the exons ATGCTCTTGACGGGGCCAGGCACGCAGCATACCAGTTTGGCAATATACATTCTCATGCGTGCTGCGGTGCTTGCATCCCGTTGTGGAATAAAGAGCAAAAGATTTGGAAAGATTTGCAAACCTTTGacctggtcacatggtgatgtcttCCTTATGTGCCTTTCATCTGCACAAATTTT ATCTGCATACATTCTACAGCAGGACAGTTTGCCGTCATCATATAAATCATTTCTGAAGATGCATGGTGGAAAGGATCAGTCTATTCTGCAAGGCTTGAAGGAAGTAGTTAACCACACTGCTTTCTCTAACCTAGAGGCTATTGAGAAGTACTACAAATCTGTTGGTGTTGACATAAAGTTGGATCCAGACATGAAAGTGCCCTGCTCA ATTGTGCATGGTAATCAATCATGTGCAGGACATTTTATTTCGTTCTTGTTACAAGCATATGGAAGAGCAGTTCCTGTCTATATTCCAGTCTACCTAGTCCCTGCACTTGTAGTTCATCGGCAGGATCTGATGAAAAG GCCTTACACAATAATGGGCAAGAGTCTTCTAGGAACAACAAGATCTAGCCTGTTCCTCTCAATGTATTGCGCATCTGCATG GGCTTGGACATGCTTCCTTTTTAGAACCTTCGAGAAGTGCAGTACTCCACTCGTTGTACTTGGCACG TTCCCGGCGGGTCTGGCACTGTTTATCGAGAAGAAAAGCAGGAGAACCGAGATATCCCTGTACTGCCTTGCCAGAGCCATCGAGAGTTTCTTCACATGCATGACCGACGCCGGACTCTGCCCTCCAATATTGCAGATCAAGCGAGCTGATGTAGTGGTTTTCAGCATGGCCACCTCGATCATTATGCACTGCTATGCCCAGGAAAGGGAGGTTTTCCGGTCCAAGTACCTGAATGTCCTCGACTGGGTATTCGGTGTGCCGCTTCCGTCGGAGGACGATGAAAGCAAACACCATTCTAGTACATCCAGTGATGGAATCAAGAAAGGAATATTCACCATTGGATGA